A window from Bacteroidales bacterium encodes these proteins:
- a CDS encoding alpha/beta fold hydrolase: MDLYFRQMGEGEPLIILHGLYGSSDNWMNIGKTLSEFHSVYLVDQRNHGHSPHSDKHNYYVMRDDLFEFMENQGIKKANIMGHSMGGKTALFFAVNYPEMVRKLIVVDIAPTAYQMLTKSNPGTLNHLNIINALYNLDLNQISTLKEADSYLAEIIPYQRVRQFLLKNLKRDKDGTFRWLLNLKALRNELPSILDGLNPDKHQNHTEIFSFPVLFIKGEKSEYIQEKDKESILKIFPHARIQTIENAGHWVHAEKREKFLETVRNFLSPVE, translated from the coding sequence ATGGATTTGTATTTCAGACAAATGGGGGAAGGAGAACCGCTTATCATTCTGCATGGACTGTATGGTTCCTCAGACAACTGGATGAATATAGGTAAAACCCTCTCGGAATTCCATTCGGTTTATCTTGTAGATCAGAGGAATCATGGGCATTCACCCCATAGTGACAAGCACAACTATTATGTAATGCGGGATGACCTGTTCGAGTTCATGGAAAACCAAGGCATAAAAAAAGCAAATATAATGGGGCATTCTATGGGAGGAAAAACAGCCCTTTTCTTTGCAGTGAACTACCCCGAAATGGTTCGTAAACTGATTGTAGTGGATATTGCCCCTACAGCCTACCAGATGTTGACAAAATCAAATCCCGGCACCCTGAATCACTTAAACATTATCAACGCATTATACAATCTGGATCTAAACCAGATCAGCACGTTAAAAGAGGCCGACAGTTATTTAGCCGAAATCATACCGTATCAAAGGGTGAGGCAATTCCTGTTGAAAAACCTGAAACGAGATAAGGACGGAACATTCAGATGGCTATTGAACCTCAAAGCCTTGCGCAATGAGTTGCCCTCTATTCTGGACGGCCTGAATCCTGACAAGCACCAAAACCACACGGAAATTTTTTCGTTTCCCGTATTGTTTATTAAAGGCGAAAAATCCGAATACATTCAGGAGAAAGACAAGGAATCTATTTTGAAGATTTTCCCCCATGCCCGCATTCAGACTATAGAAAATGCGGGGCACTGGGTACATGCTGAAAAAAGAGAAAAGTTTCTGGAAACAGTCAGGAACTTTCTTTCTCCGGTTGAATAA
- a CDS encoding CBS domain-containing protein, translating to MVAKDLISDDIAPVKTSDTGLEALNWMVFYKVSHLPIVNNQKLLGLIAEDDIYELNSPEEPIGNHRLSLFRPYVYANQHPYEVLEVASRLRLTVIPVISEEDEYMGMIKMVNLMHYFARLSAIEKSGGIIVLDLHINDYSLSEIAQIVESNDAKILSLYIKSQPDSVRIEVTLKLNVSDLTSIIQTFNRYDYEVKASFMEVDQQEDLYNSRFDHLMRYLNT from the coding sequence ATGGTAGCCAAAGATTTAATTTCAGACGATATTGCTCCTGTTAAAACCTCTGATACGGGATTAGAGGCTTTAAACTGGATGGTTTTTTATAAAGTTTCCCACCTCCCCATTGTTAATAACCAAAAATTGCTGGGATTAATAGCGGAAGACGATATATATGAATTGAACTCGCCGGAAGAACCCATTGGGAATCATCGACTTTCTCTTTTCAGGCCTTATGTTTATGCCAATCAGCATCCCTATGAAGTGCTTGAAGTGGCTTCAAGGTTGAGACTTACCGTGATTCCGGTTATCAGTGAGGAGGATGAATATATGGGGATGATCAAAATGGTGAACCTGATGCATTATTTTGCAAGGTTGTCAGCCATAGAAAAAAGCGGAGGAATCATAGTGCTTGATCTGCATATTAATGATTATTCATTAAGTGAAATTGCCCAGATCGTGGAATCAAACGATGCCAAAATACTGAGCCTGTATATCAAGTCTCAGCCCGATTCGGTTCGGATTGAAGTTACACTTAAATTGAATGTTTCTGATCTTACCTCCATTATCCAGACGTTCAATCGGTATGATTATGAGGTAAAAGCCTCGTTTATGGAAGTTGACCAGCAGGAGGACCTGTATAACTCCCGCTTCGATCATCTGATGCGATATTTGAATACTTAA
- a CDS encoding 3'-5' exonuclease, with amino-acid sequence MLEQYNPEKILFLDIETVPRFSSYSDLPEKEEELWQKKASRIREDEETAADTYSKAGIYAEFGKVICISVGLIVNRSGTYGIRVKSFYGDDEKNLLSEFTGMVNKFSNKSDVYLCAHNGKEFDFPYIIRRLLINGLPVPEILNVPGKKPWEVPFLDTMELWKFGDYKNYTSLDLLAYKFDIPTPKDDIDGSMVGKIYWQDQDLSRIVRYCEKDAMTVAQLFLRYKGMDLIDPEHVEYVTE; translated from the coding sequence ATGCTTGAACAATATAATCCTGAAAAAATATTGTTTCTGGATATAGAAACCGTACCACGGTTTTCCTCATATAGTGATTTGCCGGAGAAAGAAGAGGAATTGTGGCAGAAAAAGGCCTCAAGGATTAGAGAGGATGAGGAGACGGCGGCGGATACATATTCAAAAGCCGGAATTTATGCCGAGTTTGGTAAAGTCATATGTATTTCAGTTGGATTGATCGTTAATCGATCCGGTACATACGGAATTCGGGTTAAATCATTCTACGGCGATGATGAGAAAAATCTTCTGAGCGAATTTACAGGCATGGTGAATAAATTTTCCAACAAATCGGATGTTTATCTATGTGCCCATAATGGAAAGGAATTTGATTTTCCTTATATAATCAGAAGATTGTTAATTAATGGGCTTCCTGTTCCGGAAATACTGAATGTTCCGGGTAAAAAGCCCTGGGAAGTACCATTTTTGGATACCATGGAATTGTGGAAGTTCGGGGATTATAAAAATTATACCAGTCTCGACCTGCTTGCCTATAAATTCGACATTCCCACGCCCAAAGACGATATTGACGGAAGCATGGTCGGAAAAATATACTGGCAGGATCAGGATCTTTCCCGGATTGTACGTTATTGTGAAAAAGATGCCATGACAGTGGCCCAGCTATTTTTGCGTTATAAGGGGATGGATTTGATTGATCCGGAGCATGTCGAATATGTAACCGAATGA
- a CDS encoding NAD kinase, translating to MKVAVYGRTFDQSFLRYIQDFFQLLNHYGFQIDVYRDFLSYMIDRYQFHPSVNNTFTGYKDIDEKMDFLISIGGDGTLLDTVSLVRETDIPVIGINTGKLGFLANIAKEEISQAVESLYYSKYTVEKRSLLYLTSGDAIFPEFSYALNDMTIQKKDSQMVTVHVYLNGKYLNTYWADGLIIATPTGSTAYSLSVGGPIVLPNTQDFIISPIAPHNLTVRPIVVSDDSEIVLKPECRSSKYLISMDHRSAIVNKIMNITVKKAGFSMQVLRLDNADFNTTLRNKLMWGVDTRNYSEK from the coding sequence ATGAAAGTTGCTGTTTATGGCAGAACATTTGATCAGAGTTTTCTCCGTTACATCCAGGATTTTTTTCAGCTTCTGAATCATTATGGCTTCCAAATAGATGTTTATCGGGATTTTTTATCTTACATGATTGATCGGTACCAGTTTCATCCGTCAGTAAACAACACTTTTACCGGATATAAAGATATTGATGAGAAAATGGACTTTCTTATCAGCATAGGGGGAGATGGCACATTGCTGGATACCGTGTCTTTGGTTAGAGAAACCGATATTCCTGTTATTGGTATCAATACAGGGAAATTGGGATTCCTGGCAAATATAGCCAAAGAAGAAATTTCGCAAGCAGTAGAATCCCTGTATTATAGCAAATACACGGTTGAGAAGCGTTCCTTGCTTTATCTGACTTCCGGGGATGCCATCTTTCCGGAATTCAGTTATGCATTGAATGACATGACCATACAGAAAAAAGATTCTCAAATGGTTACCGTTCATGTTTATCTGAACGGAAAATATTTAAACACTTATTGGGCTGATGGATTGATTATTGCCACTCCTACCGGCTCAACGGCATACTCTTTAAGTGTGGGAGGCCCCATTGTTTTACCTAATACTCAAGATTTTATTATTTCTCCTATTGCACCCCATAACCTTACGGTACGTCCTATCGTAGTATCTGATGATAGTGAAATTGTATTGAAACCGGAGTGTCGTTCTTCAAAATATCTGATATCCATGGATCACCGTTCAGCAATTGTCAATAAGATAATGAACATTACAGTGAAAAAAGCCGGGTTTTCCATGCAAGTCCTTCGGCTGGACAATGCAGATTTTAATACAACTTTGAGGAATAAGCTGATGTGGGGGGTTGATACAAGAAATTATTCAGAAAAATGA
- a CDS encoding pyridoxine 5'-phosphate synthase has product MTRLSVNINKIATLRNARGGNIPNVPEAAKNCERFGAQGITVHPRPDERHIRYQDVRNIKPGITTEFNIEGYPSENFLQLVKEVRPDQVTMVPDSPNNLTSNQGWDTINNKNFLKQVIKELHSVNIRTSIFIETDHEQIRNATETGTDRVELYTEPYARKFPINKEEAIAPFIKAAEIANEEGLGLNAGHDLNLDNLHYFKENIPGLLEVSIGHALIADALYYGLENTIQLYLRQLK; this is encoded by the coding sequence ATGACAAGATTAAGTGTAAATATAAACAAAATTGCCACACTTAGAAATGCAAGGGGAGGTAATATTCCAAACGTTCCGGAGGCGGCTAAAAACTGTGAAAGATTCGGAGCTCAGGGGATTACGGTACATCCCAGGCCGGACGAAAGGCATATACGCTACCAGGATGTCAGGAACATCAAACCGGGAATAACGACCGAATTCAATATAGAGGGCTATCCTTCGGAGAATTTTTTACAACTGGTTAAAGAAGTCAGGCCTGACCAGGTAACAATGGTACCGGACTCCCCGAATAACCTGACTTCTAACCAGGGATGGGACACCATTAACAACAAGAACTTTCTGAAGCAAGTGATTAAAGAATTGCATTCTGTCAACATCAGGACTTCCATTTTTATTGAAACCGATCACGAACAGATCAGAAATGCCACTGAGACGGGTACTGACCGGGTTGAACTTTATACGGAACCTTATGCAAGGAAATTTCCCATAAACAAGGAAGAAGCCATAGCTCCTTTTATAAAGGCTGCGGAAATAGCCAACGAAGAGGGTCTGGGGCTGAATGCCGGCCACGATCTGAATCTGGATAACCTGCATTATTTTAAAGAAAATATTCCGGGATTACTGGAGGTCTCCATCGGCCATGCACTGATAGCCGATGCTCTGTATTACGGACTGGAAAATACCATACAACTGTATCTCAGACAATTAAAGTAA